The following are encoded together in the Lactuca sativa cultivar Salinas chromosome 1, Lsat_Salinas_v11, whole genome shotgun sequence genome:
- the LOC111895051 gene encoding disease resistance protein RPV1 isoform X2 yields the protein MVVLSDLPEGSSSSSSTHGYSSSARVHTPSTHGHNSSTHNHRYDVFLSFRGVDTRHSFTDHLHKALIDANISTFLDDEEIETGEDLKPELESAIKASRASIIILSKNYASSTWCLDELVLILEQRMTSNHIIVPIFYHVEPTHVRKQQSSFGDAMAKHKRTMEAEINADKRSQLAQKMNRWNKALTQVADLKGNDINGSFRLETEFIEEIVKDIHCRLHVHLRSVGPQLIGMNYHINFVTSWLKDGSSHTVDILTIYGIGGIGKTSLARHVYGLYSHEFHRSSYIEDITRKCGGKFNGLLDLQEKLCNDISKTSSIKVHDVSVYTTKIQNALALKRVFLFLDDINTLVQLDALLGSKGFHPGSKIIITTKDSWLTESCALFKTNIKPKHERHLLQGLGYSASLQLLSSHAFVCNQPKAGYEEVSDKLVKYCEGHPLALEVLGKSLHNRDVAYWEGCIEGLKKEISSPINNVLKMSFDTLPSKNNKDLFKYIACFLLE from the exons ATGGTCGTTCTATCTGATCTTCCAGAaggatcttcatcttcttcatcaactCATGGTTATAGTTCATCAGCTCGTGTTCATACTCCATCCACTCATGGTCATAATTCATCAACTCATAATCATAGATATGATGTATTTTTAAGTTTTAGAGGTGTTGACACTCGTCATAGCTTCACTGATCACCTTCATAAGGCCCTCATTGATGCCAATATCAGTACCTTCTTGGATGATGAAGAGATTGAAACAGGGGAAGATCTGAAACCGGAACTGGAGAGTGCGATTAAGGCATCTCGGGCTTCTATTATCATCTTGTCTAAGAATTATGCTTCTTCAACATGGTGCCTGGATGAATTGGTGTTGATCCTTGAGCAGCGTATGACATCCAACCATATCATTGTCCCAATATTTTATCATGTGGAGCCCACCCATGTCAGGAAGCAACAAAGTAGCTTTGGAGATGCAATGGCTAAGCATAAACGGACAATGGAGGCAGAGATAAATGCGGATAAAAGAAGTCAATTAGCTCAAAAGATGAACCGATGGAATAAAGCGCTTACACAAGTTGCTGATTTAAAAGGGAATGACATAAATGGCAG TTTCAGGTTAGAGACGGAgtttattgaagaaattgtgaagGACATCCACTGTAGATTACATGTGCACTTAAGGAGTGTTGGACCACAACTTATTGGGATGAATTATCATATTAACTTTGTAACTTCATGGTTAAAAGATGGATCCTCACATACAGTAGACATACTTACTATTTATGGTATAGGTGGGATCGGGAAGACATCTTTAGCCAGACATGTATATGGGCTATATTCTCATGAATTCCACAGAAGCAGCTATATTGAAGATATCACTAGAAAATGTGGGGGAAAGTTTAATGGGTTACTTGATTTACAAGAAAAACTCTGCAATGACATTTCAAAAACAAGTTCAATTAAAGTTCATGATGTTTCGGTATACACCACAAAGATACAGAATGCACTAGCCCTTAAAAGGGTGTTTCTATTTCTTGATGATATCAATACTCTTGTTCAGTTGGATGCATTACTTGGAAGCAAAGGTTTTCATCCTGGAAGCAAAATTATAATTACAACAAAAGACAGTTGGTTGACTGAGAGTTGTGCTTTATTCAAAACAAACATTAAACCCAAGCATGAAAGGCATTTACTTCAAGGCTTAGGTTATAGTGCATCGCTACAACTTTTGAGTTCTCATGCATTCGTGTGCAACCAACCCAAGGCGGGATATGAAGAGGTGTCTGATAAACTTGTTAAGTATTGTGAAGGACATCCATTGGCTCTTGAAGTTTTGGGAAAGTCTCTGCATAATCGAGATGTAGCTTATTGGGAAGGGTGCATCGAAGGGTTAAAGAAAGAAATTAGTTCCCctataaataatgttttaaaaatgagttTCGACACCTTACCATCCAAAAATAATAAGGACTTGTTTAAGTATATTGCTTGTTTTTTGTTGGAATAG
- the LOC111895051 gene encoding disease resistance protein RPV1 isoform X3, with protein sequence MVVLSDLPEGSSSSSSTHGYSSSARVHTPSTHGHNSSTHNHRYDVFLSFRGVDTRHSFTDHLHKALIDANISTFLDDEEIETGEDLKPELESAIKASRASIIILSKNYASSTWCLDELVLILEQRMTSNHIIVPIFYHVEPTHVRKQQSSFGDAMAKHKRTMEAEINADKRSQLAQKMNRWNKALTQVADLKGNDINGRLETEFIEEIVKDIHCRLHVHLRSVGPQLIGMNYHINFVTSWLKDGSSHTVDILTIYGIGGIGKTSLARHVYGLYSHEFHRSSYIEDITRKCGGKFNGLLDLQEKLCNDISKTSSIKVHDVSVYTTKIQNALALKRVFLFLDDINTLVQLDALLGSKGFHPGSKIIITTKDSWLTESCALFKTNIKPKHERHLLQGLGYSASLQLLSSHAFVCNQPKAGYEEVSDKLVKYCEGHPLALEVLGKSLHNRDVAYWEGCIEGLKKEISSPINNVLKMSFDTLPSKNNKDLFKYIACFLLE encoded by the exons ATGGTCGTTCTATCTGATCTTCCAGAaggatcttcatcttcttcatcaactCATGGTTATAGTTCATCAGCTCGTGTTCATACTCCATCCACTCATGGTCATAATTCATCAACTCATAATCATAGATATGATGTATTTTTAAGTTTTAGAGGTGTTGACACTCGTCATAGCTTCACTGATCACCTTCATAAGGCCCTCATTGATGCCAATATCAGTACCTTCTTGGATGATGAAGAGATTGAAACAGGGGAAGATCTGAAACCGGAACTGGAGAGTGCGATTAAGGCATCTCGGGCTTCTATTATCATCTTGTCTAAGAATTATGCTTCTTCAACATGGTGCCTGGATGAATTGGTGTTGATCCTTGAGCAGCGTATGACATCCAACCATATCATTGTCCCAATATTTTATCATGTGGAGCCCACCCATGTCAGGAAGCAACAAAGTAGCTTTGGAGATGCAATGGCTAAGCATAAACGGACAATGGAGGCAGAGATAAATGCGGATAAAAGAAGTCAATTAGCTCAAAAGATGAACCGATGGAATAAAGCGCTTACACAAGTTGCTGATTTAAAAGGGAATGACATAAATGGCAG GTTAGAGACGGAgtttattgaagaaattgtgaagGACATCCACTGTAGATTACATGTGCACTTAAGGAGTGTTGGACCACAACTTATTGGGATGAATTATCATATTAACTTTGTAACTTCATGGTTAAAAGATGGATCCTCACATACAGTAGACATACTTACTATTTATGGTATAGGTGGGATCGGGAAGACATCTTTAGCCAGACATGTATATGGGCTATATTCTCATGAATTCCACAGAAGCAGCTATATTGAAGATATCACTAGAAAATGTGGGGGAAAGTTTAATGGGTTACTTGATTTACAAGAAAAACTCTGCAATGACATTTCAAAAACAAGTTCAATTAAAGTTCATGATGTTTCGGTATACACCACAAAGATACAGAATGCACTAGCCCTTAAAAGGGTGTTTCTATTTCTTGATGATATCAATACTCTTGTTCAGTTGGATGCATTACTTGGAAGCAAAGGTTTTCATCCTGGAAGCAAAATTATAATTACAACAAAAGACAGTTGGTTGACTGAGAGTTGTGCTTTATTCAAAACAAACATTAAACCCAAGCATGAAAGGCATTTACTTCAAGGCTTAGGTTATAGTGCATCGCTACAACTTTTGAGTTCTCATGCATTCGTGTGCAACCAACCCAAGGCGGGATATGAAGAGGTGTCTGATAAACTTGTTAAGTATTGTGAAGGACATCCATTGGCTCTTGAAGTTTTGGGAAAGTCTCTGCATAATCGAGATGTAGCTTATTGGGAAGGGTGCATCGAAGGGTTAAAGAAAGAAATTAGTTCCCctataaataatgttttaaaaatgagttTCGACACCTTACCATCCAAAAATAATAAGGACTTGTTTAAGTATATTGCTTGTTTTTTGTTGGAATAG
- the LOC111895051 gene encoding disease resistance protein RUN1 isoform X1 — MMNLVALDMSYSNIESFVGCYNNPQRLEKRQKLDGSCLKDKRLLGSLKILNLSFCKQLRSLGDFDQLPALEKLIVRNCIGLLDVCESIEQCAELVFIDLSYCKKLEKLPRNVGMLKNVKTMLLDGCSPGGSRIQRASNIDINTRTSSSSFMVGIPSDLKFFVIYLPRSLVSLSVANSNMSTKSFPMDLSCLSMLKELYLDGNPMNSMPSCVRTLPRLEILSMENCRKLKSVEHPPRTLKRLLFYVNGDLQGKVVFDPEMSPLQLSSTVSVSAAFSYEIEGIVKIQPMVCVEEEVLRSLGWSNLDFLNQRHLGAYSWESGTQMIYEFGIFSTMYEAQEMPSWFRHRSVGPSISFTIPSSSSSSSSSSLSSSPNNLLKGLNFCFSADKLRPAVPYGWFHWSPVMAITNITKNHTWIYKRYKDSYCFDRKCWVLLSHWMFGMNEMEAGDHVTIFVTLPYNECVKECGVSLVYDDGEKKDEEEDVLGYYKSWNHIIGGDLSPFKTTTGQYVLYYWRFFDYGVTLYQYYRKFVPDGPHFQAQTEKCWFRAFSQGILA, encoded by the exons ATGATGAATTTGGTTGCTCTTGACATGTCATATAGCAATATCGAATCATTTGTCGGTTGTTATAATAATCCACAACGGCTTGAAAAGAGGCAAAAG TTGGATGGATCGTGCTTAAAAGACAAAAGGTTGCTTGGATCATTAAAGATTCTTAATTTAAGCTTCTGTAAACAACTCCGTAGTCTTGGTGATTTTGACCAACTTCCTGCACTTGAGAAGTTAATAGTTAGAAACTGCATTGGTTTGCTCGATGTTTGTGAATCAATTGAGCAATGTGCTGAACTTGTCTTCATCGATCTGAGCTACTGCAAGAAGCTTGAAAAACTTCCAAGAAATGTAGGCATGTTGAAGAATGTTAAAACAATGTTGCTAGATGGTTGTAGTCCTGGTGGATCTCGAATCCAGAGGGCTAGCAACATTGACATAAATACAAGAACCTCTTCCTCTTCCTTTATGGTTGGTATACCAAGTGATTTGAAGTTCTTTGTAATTTATTTACCAAGGTCTTTAGTAAGTTTGTCAGTTGCAAATAGTAATATGTCCACTAAATCCTTTCCCATGGACTTGAGTTGCCTATCCATGTTAAAGGAATTATATTTAGATGGCAATCCTATGAATTCCATGCCCAGTTGTGTGAGAACCCTTCCTAGGCTTGAGATACTTAGTATGGAGAATTGTAGAAAGTTAAAGTCAGTTGAGCATCCTCCACGAACACTAAAAAGGTTGCTCTTTTATGTTAATGGGGATCTTCAAGGAAAAGTCGTATTTGATCCAGAGATGTCCCCACTACAGTTATCATCAACGGTGTCGGTTTCTGCAGCTTTCTCATATGAAATTGAAGGCATTGTGAAAATCCAACCAATGGTATGTGTTGAGGAAGAGGTATTACGTAGCTTGGGCTGGAGTAATTTAGACTTTCTTAACCAAAGGCACTTGGGAGCTTATTCTTGGGAATCTGGAACCCAG ATGATTTATGAATTTGGAATATTCAGCACAATGTATGAGGCGCAGGAGATGCCGAGTTGGTTTAGGCATAGAAGTGTGGGGCCATCAATATCATTTACCattccatcatcatcatcatcatcatcatcatcatcattgtcaTCATCTCCAAACAACCTCCTAAAAGGACTCAACTTCTGCTTCTCTGCTGACAAATTGAGACCTGCAGTTCCATATGGTTGGTTCCATTGGTCACCGGTGATGGCAATTACTAATATAACAAAGAACCACACGTGGATATACAAACGTTACAAAGACAGTTATTGTTTTGATCGAAAGTGTTGGGTGTTGTTAAGTCATTGGATGTTTGGGATGAATGAGATGGAGGCTGGTGATCATGTTACTATTTTTGTTACACTGCCATATAATGAATGTGTAAAGGAGTGTGGGGTGAGTCTTGTGTATGATGATGGAGAGAAGAAGGATGAGGAAGAAGATGTGTTGGGTTATTACAAGTCATGGAATCATATAATTGGTGGAGATCTCTCTCCTTTTAAGACAACTACAGGACAATACGTCTTATACTACTGGCGGTTTTTTGATTATGGCGTTACATTGTATCAATATTATCGTAAATTTGTTCCGGACGGCCCCCACTTTCAAG CACAAACAGAAAAGTGTTGGTTCAGAGCTTTCTCCCAGGGAATCCTTGCATAA